One genomic window of Solanum dulcamara chromosome 10, daSolDulc1.2, whole genome shotgun sequence includes the following:
- the LOC129870918 gene encoding protein DETOXIFICATION 41, producing MENQQTLLPNILHSTAKLSDISSDEIEELLEHKNVSFKLYLKLFAWESRLLWLLSGAVIIVLIFNYMLGFVTLMFVGHLGSLQLAGASIASVGIQGLAYGVMLGMASAVETVCGQAYGANRYAVMGVICQRAILLHLGAAFLLSFPYWFSGPLLKAIGQSETLSEQGELFTRGLILQLYAFAISCPMQRFLQAQNIVNPLAYIAVSVFIVHVVITWLVVNVLEYGLFGAALAQSFSWWLLVIAQGLYVVYSPLCKETWTGFSMNAFNSIWPYFKLTVASAVMLCLEIWYFQGLVLVSGLLPYATISLDSISVCMNYWNWDMQFMLGLAAAASVRVSNEVGAGHPRVAKMSVIVVNMTSIMFSTILCIIVLICRVGLSKLFTSDSQVIEAVSHLTPLLAISVWLNGIQPILSGVAVGSGWQAVVAYINLATYYCIGLPIGCFLGFKTSLQAAGIWWGMIVGVILQTFSLFILTARTNWNTEVAKAAYRLNEAGNREDEDLGDNH from the exons ATGGAGAACCAACAGACATTGCTACCTAATATACTTCACTCAACAGCTAAGTTATCAGACATATCATCAGACGAAATCGAAGAGCTCTTGGAACACAAGAATGTGTCTTTCAAGTTGTATCTCAAATTGTTTGCTTGGGAATCAAGGCTACTTTGGCTTCTTTCTGGGGCTGTTATTATAGTCTTGATTTTTAACTACATGCTTGGCTTTGTCACCCTTATGTTTGTTGGACATTTAGGTTCATTGCAGTTAGCTGGTGCTTCCATTGCTAGTGTGGGAATTCAAGGCCTTGCGTATGGTGTTATG TTGGGCATGGCAAGTGCTGTTGAGACAGTTTGTGGCCAAGCATATGGTGCAAATAGATATGCAGTTATGGGAGTGATATGCCAAAGAGCAATTTTACTTCACCTTGGAGCAGCTTTTCTCCTCTCATTTCCTTACTGGTTTTCAGGGCCATTGCTTAAAGCAATAGGCCAATCAGAGACCCTATCTGAGCAAGGCGAATTATTCACCCGCGGATTGATCCTTCAGCTCTATGCATTTGCTATAAGTTGTCCAATGCAGAGGTTTCTGCAGGCACAGAACATTGTTAACCCTTTGGCTTATATCGCGGTATCCGTGTTCATTGTGCATGTTGTGATCACTTGGCTGGTGGTTAATGTCTTGGAATATGGTCTATTCGGGGCTGCCCTGGCACAGAGCTTCTCGTGGTGGCTGTTGGTCATCGCGCAAGGTCTTTACGTTGTTTATAGTCCTTTGTGCAAAGAGACTTGGACTGGTTTCTCTATGAATGCTTTCAATAGCATTTGGCCTTACTTCAAGCTAACTGTTGCCTCTGCAGTCATGTTATG CTTGGAGATATGGTACTTCCAAGGCCTAGTACTTGTATCAGGGCTACTTCCCTATGCTACAATCTCACTGGACTCCATCTCTGTTTG CATGAATTACTGGAACTGGGACATGCAATTTATGTTGGGACTAGCAGCTGCAGCCAG TGTTCGAGTTAGTAATGAGGTTGGAGCAGGACATCCAAGGGTCGCTAAAATGTCGGTGATTGTAGTGAACATGACTAGTATCATGTTCAGTACAATTCTCTGCATTATTGTGCTGATATGCAGAGTTGGATTAAGCAAACTCTTTACAAGTGACTCTCAAGTCATTGAAGCTGTCTCTCATTTGACTCCATTACTTGCCATTTCTGTTTGGTTGAATGGCATTCAGCCTATTCTCTCTG GTGTGGCTGTTGGAAGTGGATGGCAAGCAGTGGTAGCATATATCAATCTAGCTACTTACTATTGTATTGGTCTCCCAATTGGATGTTTTCTTGGCTTCAAAACAAGTTTGCAAGCAGca GGAATATGGTGGGGGATGATTGTTGGAGTAATCCTACAAACATTCAGCTTGTTT
- the LOC129904997 gene encoding auxin response factor 6-like isoform X2 codes for MKVSSSGFNPQPEEVEKKCLNSELWHACAGPLVSLPHVGSRVVYFPQGHSEQVAASTNKEIDGHIPNYPGLPPQLICQLHNVTMDADVETDEVYAQMTLQPLSPQEQKYVFLLPAELGTLSKQPSNYFCKTLTASDTSTHGGFSVPRRAAEKVFPPLDYSQQPPVQELIGKDLHGNEWKFRHIFRGQPKRHLLTTGWSVFVSAKRLVAGDSVIFIWNENNQLLLGIRRANRPQTVLPSSVLSSDSMHIGLLAAAAHAAATNSRFTIFFNPRACPSEFVIPLAKYAKAVYHTRVSVGMRFRMLFETEESSIRRYMGTITGISDLDPVRWPNSHWQSVKVGWDESTAGERQPRVSLWEIEPLTTFPMYPSPFSLRLKRPWPPGLPSFPGLSNGDMTMNSPLTWLHGGMGDQGIQSLNFQGFGVTPFMQPRFDASMLGLQPDILQAMATLDSSKLANQSLMQFQHVPSGTPSSIQSQLLHPSNLQHTFLQGFPENQLISQAQMLQQQMQCHQSYNTQQQQLQHQQLYHDQQVQEPHQVHSQCQDQQQTKAQLCSATQSQLSHLQVLGSMGSQQTYSDIVGNHINTSNSSSTMKSLLSSFPRNGASTFLNMTETNSLVSPSSSSKRIALESQLPSRAPYIVTQTEDLMVPNTKVSDFSTLFSPNPGREVLDYQAVADSQNNALFGVNGMSNLKGNSPENGSLPVPYATSNFTNTVGSEYPVNSDMTTSSCVDESGVLQSSENVEQANSLTETFVKVHKSGSFGRSLDISKFSSYNELRSELARMFGLEGLLEDPERSGWQLVFVDRENDVLLLGDDPWHEFVNSVWYIKILSPLEVQQMGKEGLNLPSAGKTQRITSNGNGCDDFMNRNHSCNIMNGIPLGSLEY; via the exons TTTCCTCAAGGGCATAGTGAGCAG GTTGCTGCATCcacaaacaaggaaatagatggTCATATCCCTAACTATCCTGGATTACCACCTCAACTTATCTGTCAGCTTCACAATGTGACCATGGAT GCAGATGTTGAGACTGATGAAGTATATGCTCAAATGACTTTGCAGCCACTAAGTCCA CAAGAGCAAAAATATGTGTTCCTGCTACCAGCTGAACTCGGGACCCTGAGTAAACAACCAAGTAACTATTTCTGCAAAACATTGACTGCAAGCGATACCAGTACCCATGGTGGATTCTCTGTCCCTCGACGTGCTGCAGAAAAAGTTTTCCCTCCTCTT GATTACTCTCAACAGCCTCCTGTGCAAGAGTTGATTGGTAAAGATCTTCATGGAAATGAATGGAAGTTCCGGCATATATTTCGCG GCCAACCAAAGAGGCATCTCCTGACGACAGGATGGAGTGTGTTTGTAAGTGCGAAGAGACTTGTTGCAGGCGACTCAGTTATCTTTATCTG GAATGAAAATAATCAATTGCTTTTGGGGATACGACGTGCCAATCGTCCGCAAACTGTTTTACCTTCCTCGGTGTTGTCAAGTGATAGCATGCACATTGGTCTTCTAGCTGCAGCAGCTCACGCAGCTGCAACAAATAGCCGATTTACAATATTTTTCAATCCAAG GGCATGTCCATCAGAGTTTGTCATACCTCTCGCCAAGTATGCTAAAGCAGTGTATCATACGCGAGTTTCTGTTGGCATGAGGTTCCGAATGCTATTTGAAACAGAAGAATCGAGCATCCGTAG GTATATGGGCACAATTACTGGCATCAGTGATTTAGATCCTGTTCGTTGGCCAAATTCTCATTGGCAGTCTGTAAAG GTTGGATGGGATGAATCAACTGCAGGGGAGAGGCAGCCTAGAGTTTCGCTGTGGGAAATTGAACCTCTGACAACCTTTCCAATGTATCCATCTCCTTTCTCCCTTAGGCTGAAGCGGCCATGGCCACCTGGACTGCCTTCATTTCCTG GTCTATCAAATGGTGATATGACTATGAATTCTCCACTTACATGGTTGCACGGTGGCATGGGTGATCAGGGGATACAATCACTTAACTTCCAGGGATTTGGTGTTACTCCATTCATGCAGCCAAGGTTTGATGCTTCTATGCTAGGTTTGCAGCCTGACATTTTGCAAGCAATGGCAACTTTAGATTCTTCTAAGCTTGCAAATCAGTCGCTTATGCAGTTCCAACATGTCCCTAGTGGTACACCATCTTCAATTCAGAGCCAGCTTTTGCATCCATCCAATTTGCAACATACTTTTCTCCAAGGCTTCCCAGAAAACCAACTAATATCTCAGGCACAGATGCTGCAGCAGCAAATGCAGTGCCACCAATCTTATAATACTCAGCAGCAGCAGTTGCAGCACCAGCAATTGTATCATGATCAACAAGTTCAGGAACCCCATCAAGTGCACTCGCAGTGTCAAGATCAGCAGCAAACCAAGGCTCAATTGTGTTCAGCTACTCAGTCACAGCTTTCTCATTTACAGGTCTTAGGTTCAATGGGTTCTCAACAAACATATTCTGATATAGTTGGTAATCATATTAATACATCTAACAGCAGTTCCACCATGAAAAGTCTCCTGAGTTCATTTCCCCGTAATGGAGCATCCACTTTCCTGAACATGACTGAAACCAACTCTCTAGTGTCTCCTTCCTCATCATCAAAGCGGATTGCTCTAGAATCTCAGCTCCCTTCACGAGCTCCATACATAGTGACACAGACTGAAGATTTGATGGTGCCTAATACTAAGGTCTCAGATTTTTCCACTTTGTTTTCACCAAATCCTGGCAGAGAAGTTTTGGATTATCAAGCTGTAGCAGATAGCCAAAACAACGCGCTATTTGGAGTTAATGGTATGTCAAACCTGAAGGGTAACAGTCCGGAGAACGGATCTTTACCTGTGCCTTATGCTACCTCTAACTTCACAAATACTGTGGGTAGTGAGTATCCCGTTAATTCAGACATGACAACTTCAAGTTGTGTAGATGAATCTGGTGTCTTGCAGTCCTCAGAAAATGTGGAACAAGCAAACTCACTTACAGAAACCTTTGTGAAG GTTCACAAATCAGGGTCCTTTGGACGATCACTGGATATCTCCAAATTTAGCAGCTATAATGAGCTGCGAAGTGAGCTTGCTCGCATGTTTGGCCTTGAAGGCCTGTTGGAGGATCCTGAGAGATCAGGCTGGCAGCTTGTATTCGTTGACCGTGAGAATGATGTTCTCCTCCTTGGTGATGACCCCTGGCA TGAGTTTGTGAACAGTGTTTGGTACATCAAGATACTTTCTCCACTTGAAGTGCAACAGATGGGCAAAGAGGGCCTCAACCTACCAAGTGCTGGCAAAACGCAGAGGATCACTAGTAATGGCAATGGCTGCGATGATTTCATGAACCGGAACCACTCGTGTAATATTATGAACGGAATACCCTTGGGGTCACTTGAGTACTAA
- the LOC129904997 gene encoding auxin response factor 6-like isoform X1, giving the protein MKVSSSGFNPQPEEAVEKKCLNSELWHACAGPLVSLPHVGSRVVYFPQGHSEQVAASTNKEIDGHIPNYPGLPPQLICQLHNVTMDADVETDEVYAQMTLQPLSPQEQKYVFLLPAELGTLSKQPSNYFCKTLTASDTSTHGGFSVPRRAAEKVFPPLDYSQQPPVQELIGKDLHGNEWKFRHIFRGQPKRHLLTTGWSVFVSAKRLVAGDSVIFIWNENNQLLLGIRRANRPQTVLPSSVLSSDSMHIGLLAAAAHAAATNSRFTIFFNPRACPSEFVIPLAKYAKAVYHTRVSVGMRFRMLFETEESSIRRYMGTITGISDLDPVRWPNSHWQSVKVGWDESTAGERQPRVSLWEIEPLTTFPMYPSPFSLRLKRPWPPGLPSFPGLSNGDMTMNSPLTWLHGGMGDQGIQSLNFQGFGVTPFMQPRFDASMLGLQPDILQAMATLDSSKLANQSLMQFQHVPSGTPSSIQSQLLHPSNLQHTFLQGFPENQLISQAQMLQQQMQCHQSYNTQQQQLQHQQLYHDQQVQEPHQVHSQCQDQQQTKAQLCSATQSQLSHLQVLGSMGSQQTYSDIVGNHINTSNSSSTMKSLLSSFPRNGASTFLNMTETNSLVSPSSSSKRIALESQLPSRAPYIVTQTEDLMVPNTKVSDFSTLFSPNPGREVLDYQAVADSQNNALFGVNGMSNLKGNSPENGSLPVPYATSNFTNTVGSEYPVNSDMTTSSCVDESGVLQSSENVEQANSLTETFVKVHKSGSFGRSLDISKFSSYNELRSELARMFGLEGLLEDPERSGWQLVFVDRENDVLLLGDDPWHEFVNSVWYIKILSPLEVQQMGKEGLNLPSAGKTQRITSNGNGCDDFMNRNHSCNIMNGIPLGSLEY; this is encoded by the exons TTTCCTCAAGGGCATAGTGAGCAG GTTGCTGCATCcacaaacaaggaaatagatggTCATATCCCTAACTATCCTGGATTACCACCTCAACTTATCTGTCAGCTTCACAATGTGACCATGGAT GCAGATGTTGAGACTGATGAAGTATATGCTCAAATGACTTTGCAGCCACTAAGTCCA CAAGAGCAAAAATATGTGTTCCTGCTACCAGCTGAACTCGGGACCCTGAGTAAACAACCAAGTAACTATTTCTGCAAAACATTGACTGCAAGCGATACCAGTACCCATGGTGGATTCTCTGTCCCTCGACGTGCTGCAGAAAAAGTTTTCCCTCCTCTT GATTACTCTCAACAGCCTCCTGTGCAAGAGTTGATTGGTAAAGATCTTCATGGAAATGAATGGAAGTTCCGGCATATATTTCGCG GCCAACCAAAGAGGCATCTCCTGACGACAGGATGGAGTGTGTTTGTAAGTGCGAAGAGACTTGTTGCAGGCGACTCAGTTATCTTTATCTG GAATGAAAATAATCAATTGCTTTTGGGGATACGACGTGCCAATCGTCCGCAAACTGTTTTACCTTCCTCGGTGTTGTCAAGTGATAGCATGCACATTGGTCTTCTAGCTGCAGCAGCTCACGCAGCTGCAACAAATAGCCGATTTACAATATTTTTCAATCCAAG GGCATGTCCATCAGAGTTTGTCATACCTCTCGCCAAGTATGCTAAAGCAGTGTATCATACGCGAGTTTCTGTTGGCATGAGGTTCCGAATGCTATTTGAAACAGAAGAATCGAGCATCCGTAG GTATATGGGCACAATTACTGGCATCAGTGATTTAGATCCTGTTCGTTGGCCAAATTCTCATTGGCAGTCTGTAAAG GTTGGATGGGATGAATCAACTGCAGGGGAGAGGCAGCCTAGAGTTTCGCTGTGGGAAATTGAACCTCTGACAACCTTTCCAATGTATCCATCTCCTTTCTCCCTTAGGCTGAAGCGGCCATGGCCACCTGGACTGCCTTCATTTCCTG GTCTATCAAATGGTGATATGACTATGAATTCTCCACTTACATGGTTGCACGGTGGCATGGGTGATCAGGGGATACAATCACTTAACTTCCAGGGATTTGGTGTTACTCCATTCATGCAGCCAAGGTTTGATGCTTCTATGCTAGGTTTGCAGCCTGACATTTTGCAAGCAATGGCAACTTTAGATTCTTCTAAGCTTGCAAATCAGTCGCTTATGCAGTTCCAACATGTCCCTAGTGGTACACCATCTTCAATTCAGAGCCAGCTTTTGCATCCATCCAATTTGCAACATACTTTTCTCCAAGGCTTCCCAGAAAACCAACTAATATCTCAGGCACAGATGCTGCAGCAGCAAATGCAGTGCCACCAATCTTATAATACTCAGCAGCAGCAGTTGCAGCACCAGCAATTGTATCATGATCAACAAGTTCAGGAACCCCATCAAGTGCACTCGCAGTGTCAAGATCAGCAGCAAACCAAGGCTCAATTGTGTTCAGCTACTCAGTCACAGCTTTCTCATTTACAGGTCTTAGGTTCAATGGGTTCTCAACAAACATATTCTGATATAGTTGGTAATCATATTAATACATCTAACAGCAGTTCCACCATGAAAAGTCTCCTGAGTTCATTTCCCCGTAATGGAGCATCCACTTTCCTGAACATGACTGAAACCAACTCTCTAGTGTCTCCTTCCTCATCATCAAAGCGGATTGCTCTAGAATCTCAGCTCCCTTCACGAGCTCCATACATAGTGACACAGACTGAAGATTTGATGGTGCCTAATACTAAGGTCTCAGATTTTTCCACTTTGTTTTCACCAAATCCTGGCAGAGAAGTTTTGGATTATCAAGCTGTAGCAGATAGCCAAAACAACGCGCTATTTGGAGTTAATGGTATGTCAAACCTGAAGGGTAACAGTCCGGAGAACGGATCTTTACCTGTGCCTTATGCTACCTCTAACTTCACAAATACTGTGGGTAGTGAGTATCCCGTTAATTCAGACATGACAACTTCAAGTTGTGTAGATGAATCTGGTGTCTTGCAGTCCTCAGAAAATGTGGAACAAGCAAACTCACTTACAGAAACCTTTGTGAAG GTTCACAAATCAGGGTCCTTTGGACGATCACTGGATATCTCCAAATTTAGCAGCTATAATGAGCTGCGAAGTGAGCTTGCTCGCATGTTTGGCCTTGAAGGCCTGTTGGAGGATCCTGAGAGATCAGGCTGGCAGCTTGTATTCGTTGACCGTGAGAATGATGTTCTCCTCCTTGGTGATGACCCCTGGCA TGAGTTTGTGAACAGTGTTTGGTACATCAAGATACTTTCTCCACTTGAAGTGCAACAGATGGGCAAAGAGGGCCTCAACCTACCAAGTGCTGGCAAAACGCAGAGGATCACTAGTAATGGCAATGGCTGCGATGATTTCATGAACCGGAACCACTCGTGTAATATTATGAACGGAATACCCTTGGGGTCACTTGAGTACTAA